One Nocardia huaxiensis genomic window, GGTCGAGGTCGCCATGACCCTGGAGACCACGGGCAAGGTGAAGGTGCGCCTGGCGGCCTCCGACATCGCCGGGCACCGGCGGGTTTCCGATACCGCCCAGGTCCGCGAGACCGGGCGCGTGGTGCTCAAGGCCAAGCTCGACATGTTCATCGACGGCGGCGCGCTGTGGCTCGAATTCGACGCCGTCGGTGGCGATGTCACCATCAGCGACCTGGAATGGTCGGCCGCCGCACCCGATCACGTGCGACCGGTGGCCATTGCCATCTGCACGTTCAACCGGGCCGAGGACTGCGCGAACACGGTGGCGGCGCTGGCCTCCGATCCGACCGTGCTCGGGCTCATCGACGCCGTGTACGTGGTCGACCAGGGCACCGACCTGGTGCAGGACCGGCCGCTGTTCACCGAGACCGCGCCGAAGTTCGGTGACAAGCTGCGCTACATCCGGCAGCCGAATCTCGGTGGCGCGGGCGGCTTCACGCGCGGCCTGTACGAGGTGTCGGCCGCCAACGAGCACGCCGACGTCATCCTCATGGACGACGACATCCTGTGCGAGCCGGAGACCGTGCTGCGGTTGAACGCCTTCGCGAACCTCACCGTCGAACCGACGCTGGTCGGTGCGCAGATGCTGTTCCTTTTCAACCCCGACTATCTGAATGTCGGTGCGGAGGAAACGGATCTGGCCAAACTGCGGCACGGCCAGAAGGTGCCGAAGGCGCTGCGCAACACCAGCATGCTGAAGAAGAACCAGGAACGGCGCGTCGACGCCGGTTACAACGCCTGGTGGACCTGCCTCATCCCCGCCGAAGTGGTGAAGAAGATCGGGCTGCCGGTGCCCATCTTCTTCCAGTGGGACGATGTCGAATACGGGCTGCGTGCTCGCGAAAACGGTTTCGTCACAGTCACTCTGCCGAATGCGGCGGTGTGGCACGCGGACTTCTACTGGAAGGATTTCGACGACTGGGCGCGCTACTTCTCCTCGCGCAACTCGCTCATCGTCTCCTCCCTGCACGCCGATCTCGATCCGAAAGCCATTACCCGCCAGCTCTTCCGGGAAATCGCGGAATACCTCGTGGGCATGCAGTACGGTCTCGCGCACACCACCCTGCAGGGCATCGAGGACTACCTGCGCGGCCCGGAAGCCCTGCGCGACGGCGGTATCGAAGCGCTCGCCAAGGCCCGCACCTCGCGCTCGGACTACCCGGAGACCGTCAAGCATCCGGCGGCCACCGCCCCGGTCGTGAACGCGCACGTGCATCTGCGTCGCGCCGGCGGTGAACCCAGCCGCCCGCTGCTCATCCTGCTCAAGCGCGCCCTCACCCAGTGGACCGGCCGCACCATTCCGGGCGTCGTCGGCATCACCCGCGAGGACGCGCACTGGTGGCACATCGCGCTGTTCGACCACGTCGTGGTGACCGATGCCTCCCAGTCCGGCGTGCGAATCCGCAAGCGGGACAAGGAAACCGCCCGCCGCCTGCTCCGCCGCGCCTACAAGGTGCTCAAGCAGCTCCGCAAGGAACTGCCCACTCTGCAACAGCGCTGGCGCGCCGCCGCCCCCGAACTCACCAGCCGCGAGAACTGGGAACGCCTCTACGGCATCGACCCCCGCGACTGACGCCGGTCTCTCCGAATACCGCTGCGCACCCGTCCCTCGTCATCCCGGCATGCTTTTGGCCGGGATCCACACTGGAATATGCGCGCCCCGCTGTGTGGATCCCGGCCAAGAAGCGCGCCGGGATGACCGGGGACTTGTTTTCGATCGATGCTCACGGCGCTAGTGGGGATGCCAGCAGGGCGCGTGTGGCGGCAACCAGGTCCGCGTCCAGCCATTCGGGGAGCTCCCCGGTGTGGGCGTGGCGGCGCAGCGTCGCATAGGGCAGATCCACGACGGCGCGGGCGACCGCCTCCATCTCCCGTGCGCCGGCGCTGCCGTACGCCGCCCGCGCCACCCGCTGCACCTGTTCGATCAGCGGCGCGTTCATGTGGTTGAGGCGTTCCCGGAACTCGGTGTCGGGTCCGCCGTCGAGCAGATCGTTGGGGCGCAGGTTCAGCAGGAGTTTCGCGTCGTCCGGGAAGTCCCGGCCGAAGGTGAGCGAGGCCGCGCTCATGCCCACGGCCGCCTCGATCGGGTCCTCCGTCTCCGCCGCGCTCAGGACCAGGGCTTGGAATCGTTCCAGTGCGCGTACCCATGCCGCCGACAGCACGCCGTTGCGGTTGCCGAAGCGGTGGTAAAGCGTGCCCACGGGTGCCCCGCTGGCCGCGGCGATGGCGGCGACGCTGGCCGCCCTGGGGCCTTCGGTGAGGACCAGGGTCCGCGCTGCGTCGAGGATCACGTCGGTGTCGTGCTTCCGGGGAGGTGCCATGAACTAGTACAGTCCTTCTATATGGAGCGTTTGCCCTATATCGATCAGCATTCCAGATTAGTAGCCGCCGACCGTGCGCACACATGGACCGCCCTGCTGCGCACAACCTGCAAGAACCCGGATGATCTCAACACACTCCCGCACGGATTCAGTCTCGACGAGGCCGACCCGCCGAAACGACTGGCCGCCGAGGGGCAGCACCGGTTCTCCCGGTACGCCCTCACCTTCACCCTCGAGGAAGTCGACTCCGGGCACACCCGCTTGGTCGCCGACAGCTATGGAGCCTTCCCCGGACTCGGTGGCCGCATCTACCGCGCCCTGGTGGTCGGCAGCGGTGGCCACGCCCTCATCGTCCGGGACATGGTGCGCCGCATAGGCGTTGCCGCCGAGAAGCTCGCCCGAACGGAGCGGCGCTCATGATTCCCGGACAGGTCTGGGGCGCTCGCCCCGACGAACTGCTCGCCGAACTGCCCTGCGACAGTGAGCTTTCCGGCAGTGTCCTGGTCTGCGACCGGGCGATCTCGGTCGATGCCCCGGCGGAAACCGTCTTCGACTGGTGCTGTCAGCTGCGGGTGGCTTCCTACAGTTACGAACTGCTCGACGTGACCTGGCTGCTCGGTGCACCCCTGCGCCGTAGGCCCCGTACCCGTAGCCCCGAGCTGACCGATCTCGCTGTGGGACAACGTTTCATGGGCGTGTTCGACCTGGTGAACTTCACGCCCGGCGTACAGATCACGCTGCGCGCGGACACGGTCGCGGTCACCTACTCGGTGCGTCCGTATGTCGTCGGCCCAGGTTCCCGGCTGCATGTCCGCGTGTGTTTCTCGGGTCCTGGCCTGATTGCCGCGCCACTGGCCTTCGGTGACTTCTTCATGATGCGCAAGCAGTTGCTCACCCTGAAGGAACTCGCTGAGCGCGAAGCGCTTTCGGTGCGCTGACGGAACTTCCACCCGGCGGCGGTATCCGTCACGGGCCGCCGAGATTGCTCTCGACGCGCGCGAGCAGTCTTGCCAGCTCACGTCTTTCCCGCTCGGACAGTCCCGCCACGGTGCGCTTCTCGAGCCGCCCCCACATGTCACCAACCTTGTCCCGCAGCGCGTTTCCCGCATCCGAGGACTCCACCAGCACCGCGCGCCGATCCTCCGGATGCGGCCGCCGCGTGACGAAGCCGGCTTGTTCCAGCCGCTGCACCATGCGGGTGACGGTGGACGGATCCAGCCCGAGCAGCTGGATCAGCTCGGTCTGCCGCTGCGGCCCGGCCTCCCACAGCCGCATGAGCAGCAACTCCTGCCCGGGGTAGAGCCCCATCTCCCGCAGCAGCTGCCCGGCCGTCCCGCGATGCAGCCGCGCGACGCGTGAGATGGCATGGCTGAGTTCGCCTTCGGCCTGTGGATCGGTGGTCACGGCGTCCTCTCTCGATGTGATCGATGCCATTTTGTTGGCTAGCCAAATAATGTCCTATGGTGGCTGCAGACCATTACTTGGCCAGCCAACTATAGCTCGGAGGCGATCATGACCACCGCATTCGACCCCATCACCGTGGGCGGCACCACGCTCGCCAGCCGCATCGCCATGGCCCCGATGACCCGCAGCCGCGCCTACGGCGGCCTGGTCTCGGACCTGACCGCGGAATACTACGCACAGCGCGCGACGGCCGGACTCATCGTCACCGAGGGCATCCAGCCCGCACCGGTCGGCCAGGGCTATCCCTTCACACCCGGCCTGCACAGCCTCGAACAGGTCGCCGCCTGGCGGAAGGTCACCGACGCCGTGCACGAGCGCGGCGGCCGAATCTTCGCCCAGCTCATGCACACCGGCCGCGTCGGCCACCCGGTGCTGCTGCCCGCGGGCCTGCGCCCCGTCGCACCGTCCCCGGTCGCCGCGCAGGGCCAGGTCTTCACCCCGGAGGGCATGCAGGAGTTCGTCGTTCCCGACGAGCTGACCGCCGACCAAATCCGCGGCACCATCCAGGATTTCGCGACAGCGGCGCGCAATGCCGTCGACGCCGGCTTCGACGGCGTGGAGCTGCACGGCGCCAACGGCTACCTCATCCACCAGTTCCTGGCCCCGAATTCCAATCAGCGCCAGGACGAATGGGGCGGCGACAGCACCGGCCGCATCCGCTTCGCCACCGCGGTGGTCTCGGCCGTCGCCGCCGAAATCGGCGCGGC contains:
- a CDS encoding alkene reductase — protein: MTTAFDPITVGGTTLASRIAMAPMTRSRAYGGLVSDLTAEYYAQRATAGLIVTEGIQPAPVGQGYPFTPGLHSLEQVAAWRKVTDAVHERGGRIFAQLMHTGRVGHPVLLPAGLRPVAPSPVAAQGQVFTPEGMQEFVVPDELTADQIRGTIQDFATAARNAVDAGFDGVELHGANGYLIHQFLAPNSNQRQDEWGGDSTGRIRFATAVVSAVAAEIGAARTGLRISPGAPLNDISEPAPRATYEALVDAISPLGLAYLHLMEAGDRQLTVDLRHRFGGVFILNPATGDRPTGPQDLALIEDGTADLIAFGQLFLANPDLPARLRAGGPFNTADRATFYGGDATGYTDYPALPA
- a CDS encoding MarR family winged helix-turn-helix transcriptional regulator; the encoded protein is MTTDPQAEGELSHAISRVARLHRGTAGQLLREMGLYPGQELLLMRLWEAGPQRQTELIQLLGLDPSTVTRMVQRLEQAGFVTRRPHPEDRRAVLVESSDAGNALRDKVGDMWGRLEKRTVAGLSERERRELARLLARVESNLGGP
- a CDS encoding TetR/AcrR family transcriptional regulator; its protein translation is MAPPRKHDTDVILDAARTLVLTEGPRAASVAAIAAASGAPVGTLYHRFGNRNGVLSAAWVRALERFQALVLSAAETEDPIEAAVGMSAASLTFGRDFPDDAKLLLNLRPNDLLDGGPDTEFRERLNHMNAPLIEQVQRVARAAYGSAGAREMEAVARAVVDLPYATLRRHAHTGELPEWLDADLVAATRALLASPLAP
- a CDS encoding glycosyltransferase, producing the protein MDASAGQAVTEINDRQSAGAPATLRADHAAPERLVLARGVFTGPAPRISPELYAVVKGKSHRERMSLRLEKGSSAHTNTYFGRFAASYWQRWTHVTEVEVAMTLETTGKVKVRLAASDIAGHRRVSDTAQVRETGRVVLKAKLDMFIDGGALWLEFDAVGGDVTISDLEWSAAAPDHVRPVAIAICTFNRAEDCANTVAALASDPTVLGLIDAVYVVDQGTDLVQDRPLFTETAPKFGDKLRYIRQPNLGGAGGFTRGLYEVSAANEHADVILMDDDILCEPETVLRLNAFANLTVEPTLVGAQMLFLFNPDYLNVGAEETDLAKLRHGQKVPKALRNTSMLKKNQERRVDAGYNAWWTCLIPAEVVKKIGLPVPIFFQWDDVEYGLRARENGFVTVTLPNAAVWHADFYWKDFDDWARYFSSRNSLIVSSLHADLDPKAITRQLFREIAEYLVGMQYGLAHTTLQGIEDYLRGPEALRDGGIEALAKARTSRSDYPETVKHPAATAPVVNAHVHLRRAGGEPSRPLLILLKRALTQWTGRTIPGVVGITREDAHWWHIALFDHVVVTDASQSGVRIRKRDKETARRLLRRAYKVLKQLRKELPTLQQRWRAAAPELTSRENWERLYGIDPRD